In Dermacentor albipictus isolate Rhodes 1998 colony unplaced genomic scaffold, USDA_Dalb.pri_finalv2 scaffold_15, whole genome shotgun sequence, the following proteins share a genomic window:
- the LOC135917216 gene encoding uncharacterized protein produces MILTQRRKRLLLLKKKVLLIQKSLEEERRRRWWVRPSWRTRHAESEFFTTMEKMRDGDVDYFKKYYRMVPQQFDFLLSLVGRDLKRLYCIREPISSAERLAMTLRYLSSGDLIQDIALSFRVGISTARLAVRVTCKALWHRLQPIYMPKPDAAAWLRTAEGFSRTWQFPNCIGAVDGKHIHIKRPKNSGTMYFNYKGTYSIFLLAIVDGDYKFLVVDVGAYGKQSDGGVLHQSQFGQRLEEGQLQLPRSLALPNTMQQAPCVFVGDEAFQLRPDFLRPYPGRELEDRKRIFNYRLSRARRCAENAFGILVTRWRILERTMGEDPKNAEEVVKALCVLHNFLMHRRTEGDDAYCGPAYADSVNGFGHQRSGQWREQLAQPPLPVARTQARNFAQAARHVRETYANYFSSAAGSVSWQDAVLR; encoded by the exons ATGATCCTCACTCAGCGCCGCAAAAGACTGCTGTTACTGAAAAAGAAAGTTCTTCTTATTCAAAAAAGCCTGGAAGAAGAACGCCGGCGCAGATGGTGGGTCCGACCCTCGTGGAGAACGCGACACGCCGAGAGCGAGTTTTTCACCACG ATGGAAAAAATGCGGGATGGCGACGTCGACTACTTCAAAAAATACTACCGCATGGTTCCCCAGCAGTTTGATTTCCTGCTAAGTCTTGTTGGAAGGGACCTGAAAAGGCTTTATTGCATTAGGGAGCCCATTTCATCAGCGGAACGACTGGCCATGACGCTCAG GTATTTGTCTTCTGGAGACCTGATTCAAGACATTGCACTCTCCTTCCGAGTGGGCATATCCACTGCGCGCCTGGCTGTCAGAGTCACATGCAAGGCGCTGTGGCACAGGCTTCAGCCAATATACATGCCC aagccagacgctgctgcgtGGCTGCGCACTGCTGAGGGGTTCTCTCGCACATGGCAGTTCCCAAACTGCATTGGTGCAGTTGATGGAAAACACATCCACATCAAGCGGCCCAAGAACTCTGGCACCATGTATTTCAATTATAAG GGCACATACTCCATCTTCCTCCTCGCCATAGTCGATGGCGACTACAAATTTTTGGTCGTGGATGTTGGCGCCTATGGCAAGCAGAGCGATGGAGGAGTCCTCCACCAATCGCAGTTTGGGCAGCGCTTGGAGGAAGGCCAGTTGCAGCTGCCGAGAAGCTTGGCCTTGCCAAACACCATGCAGCAAGCTCCGTGTGTGTTTGTCGGGGACGAGGCTTTCCAGCTCCGGCCAGACTTCCTGAGGCCATACCCTGGACGAGAGCTCGAAGACAGGAAACGGATCTTCAACTACCGCCTGAGCAGAGCAAG GAGGTGCGCAGAGAACGCCTTCGGAATCCTCGTGACACGCTGGAGGATTCTTGAAAGGACAATGGGGGAAGATCCCAAGAATGCCGAAGAGGTCGTCAAAGCCCTTTGTGTGCTGCACAATTTCCTGATGCACAGGCGCACAGAGGGTGATGATGCGTACTGTGGTCCTGCATATGCCGACTCTGTCAATGGATTCGGGCACCAACGGTCTGGCCAGTGGCGTGAGCAGCTAGCACAGCCACCGTTGCCAGTGGCTCGCACCCAGGCACGTAATTTTGCCCAAGCAGCTCGGCATGTGAGAGAAACATATGCCAACTACTTCAGCAGTGCTGCAGGAAGTGTGTCCTGGCAGGATGCAGTACTGAGGTAG